The Staphylococcus sp. 17KM0847 DNA segment GGACAATGCTATTACTGACTGTATATGGCGCGATCAATGCCTCAGGTGGTGGCACGATATGGTTGATTGGGATATTGGTTGTATTTACGATATTGTTTTACTTTTTGGGTGGACTTTTTAAACGAGCGCCCTTATTTGATAAACTTATGGATGGAACAACCCAAATCGGTATTCGTGCTATATTTGCATTGATTATTTTATTGGTCGCTTTAGCAGAAGGTGTAGGTGCTGAAAACATCTTAGGTGCCTTTTTAGCAGGTGTGGTTGTGTCTCTCTTAGGTCCTGATCAAGACCTTGTTGAAAAGTTAGATTCTTTTGGTTATGGTTTCTTTATTCCTATCTTTTTTATCATGGTAGGTGTTGATTTAGATATTCCATCTTTAATCAAAGAGCCTATGCTATTAATTATTATTCCTATTTTAATTTTAGCGTTTATTATATCGAAACTTATTCCTGTAATGTTAATTAAGCGTTGGTTTGATATGAAAACGACGATTGCATCTGGATTTTTATTGACTTCGACATTGTCGCTTGTGATTGCAGCAGCTAAAATTGCTGAGAGTCTGGGTACCATTAGTGAAGAAATATCAGGTATCTTAATTTTGAGTGCTGTAATCACTTGTGTTTTTGTTCCAATTGTATTTAAGCGATTGATCCCAATTCCAGATGAAATGCAACGTATAATTAAAGTTGCTATGATTGGAAAAAATCAGCTCTCAATTCCAATTGCACAAAATTTAAGCTCGCAACTCTATCAAGTGACGTTATACTATCGTAAAGATTTAACAGATCATCGTACATTATCCAATGATATTACGATGGTTGAGATTGCAGATTACGAGTCAGAAATATTAGAACGACTAGGGTTATTTGAAAGTGACATTGTGGTATGTTCGACAAATGATGATGAGATTAATCGTAAAGTTGCGTTAATGGCAAAAGATCATGGTGTGGAACGTGTCATCTGTCGTTTGGAGACTAATGATGAAGCGCAAGTGTTACGCAATAAAAATATTGAGTTGTTTAGTAATTTCCAAAGTAATCAAATTTTACTTAAAGGTATGATAGAAACACCAAATATGCTGAACTTATTAAGTAATGTAGAAACATCGTTATATGAAATCGGAATGTATAACTATGCCTTTGATCAGATGCAACTACGCAACTTCCCATTTGGTGGAGATATCATTTTTGTGCGTATTATCCGTAATAATGAATCCATTGTGCCACATGGTGATACGCAATTACAATATGGCGATCGTTTGATTGTTACAGGTACAAAAGAATACGTAGACCAACTTAAAATTGAATTAGAAATGTTCTAAAATATTGAAAAGACTAATGTGTATCATTGCACGTTAGTCTTTTTGTGTTTAGAAAGTAAAGTGATTAAAATGTGTACAAATTCGTAATATTTTTCGTCTAAAATGATACAATCTTGCCATATATAAAATTGTTTATTTAAAATTATGTACGACCTTAATATAATAAATAGAAATACATTTTCATTATTAATTAAATAGTGAAGAGTTGTATTGTGCAATGTTTAAATTTTATTTATGGAAATTTTAATGCGCACTGAATAGGTGTCATAATAGATGAATCTCCCTAATATGAGTACGCCTTAAAATGAACAGGTATCTCATATTAGATGAAATAATGGAAAGGATTTGGATTAATGAAGATGCAACAATCTACTAAGAGAAAAAACATTTTTAGCATTCGTAAATTTTCTGTTGGGGTAGGATCAGCGATGATATCTACACTTATCTTTTTAGGGGCAACACACTCCGTAGAAGCAGCAGAAAATAGCTTGAATCCGACGTCTCAATCAACATCAGACGTATTAGGTGATACGACACAACATCAAACAATAGAAGAACTTGATAAAGATGTGTCTAATGAAACGGAAAATACGCAACCCATGATTGAACAAAATGATGAAGCGTCGAACCTAGGAGAAGTTGAGAATATAAGTGATACAAATGCAACAATGGCAGAGACGAGTCATAATGTAGCATCATCTTTATCAGATGATAAGGAAATACAGTCTGCCAACGCGCTTAAGTCGACAACAGAGGAAAATGTAAACACTGTTCATCATAATTCAACAGACACAACATCGGTCAAAAAACAAACAGCAGAATCATTGGATGAAGATAAAGCAATATCTACAAGAAGTGCAACAACAAATGAAGCAGATATATCGGCTACCAATAGTACAGAGCCAACAGAAGAAACAACCAATTTACGTCAAGTTGGTGGAGGCGGTGTAGACGTTACACCGGGACAAGCACGTGTTCAAGAAGATGGACGTGTAAAATATGATTATCAAGTTTCATTAAACCCTGTTTTGTCTAGTGATCATATTCAAACGGGAAGTACGTTCAATGTGACACTGCCACTATTTGCCGAAAATGTTAAATTTACTTTGATTGGGACACGAGAAGAAGAAACGCATACACCACACGACGTTGAAATGGAATTAGGACAGATGTCGTATGATGAATATGAAGAATGGACAAAAGAATACACAAGTATTCCAAGCTATGAAAAATATTTAGAACTGAAAGCCCAAGGTATTACACCTATTTCAGTTGTTAAAAATAATATTGGAAAAGACGAATACGGTAGTATTTGGCCTAACACGGGTGCACAAACACTGTCAGAAGTTGTTCAATCTTATGCTATTAATACCCTTGTTAAAGGGGCAATCGGTCTTAAGGTAGAATTTGATATTTCAGCAGAACAATATCAAAAAACGCCTTATTTACCATTGGATGCACGATTAGCGTGGCGTAGTTTTGTGGAGATGGAAGATGGTGTAAATGATGCATCAAGCGGCTCACAATCTATTGATGATATGCGTTACATGCCTGATGATACAAATGCTAATGATTCATCGTATTATTATATTGAACATCCAGAAGAAATAAAAGTGGGTGATTTTAATGAA contains these protein-coding regions:
- a CDS encoding monovalent cation:proton antiporter family protein is translated as MEFVSLVIVIVAALLTPIIISKLKIAFLPVVVAEILMGIVIGNSFLNLVHRDDVLNILSTLGFIFLMFLSGLEIDFNAFKKDKSKKKKDADNGPSHFTLALYVFMLIMIISIGLAYAFKWVGLIDDVLLMVIIISTISLGVVVPTLKEMNMMQTTIGQFILLVAVLADLGTMLLLTVYGAINASGGGTIWLIGILVVFTILFYFLGGLFKRAPLFDKLMDGTTQIGIRAIFALIILLVALAEGVGAENILGAFLAGVVVSLLGPDQDLVEKLDSFGYGFFIPIFFIMVGVDLDIPSLIKEPMLLIIIPILILAFIISKLIPVMLIKRWFDMKTTIASGFLLTSTLSLVIAAAKIAESLGTISEEISGILILSAVITCVFVPIVFKRLIPIPDEMQRIIKVAMIGKNQLSIPIAQNLSSQLYQVTLYYRKDLTDHRTLSNDITMVEIADYESEILERLGLFESDIVVCSTNDDEINRKVALMAKDHGVERVICRLETNDEAQVLRNKNIELFSNFQSNQILLKGMIETPNMLNLLSNVETSLYEIGMYNYAFDQMQLRNFPFGGDIIFVRIIRNNESIVPHGDTQLQYGDRLIVTGTKEYVDQLKIELEMF